The following are encoded together in the Stegostoma tigrinum isolate sSteTig4 chromosome 20, sSteTig4.hap1, whole genome shotgun sequence genome:
- the LOC125461835 gene encoding regulator of G-protein signaling 10-like: MFVSKAVSRLSRKRPPSEIHDNDMRATDSQQNSTGTSKWAISLENLLEDPEGVKHFRDFLRREFSEENVLFWLACEEFKNIQDKQLLHGKARQIYKTFLCSKAATQVNVEGQSRISENMLAQPHPFMFQKLQDQIFTLMKYDSYNRFLKSDLCQQVKRLEESGKTSLDTDETVPKRASRIYNR, encoded by the exons AAATTCATGATAATGATATGCGTGCAACTGACAGCCAACAGAATTCAACAGGAACCTCCAAGTGGGCTATTTCATTAGAAAATCTTCTAGAAGATCCAGAAGGAGTAAAACATTTCCGG GATTTTCTAAGGCGTGAATTtagtgaggaaaatgttttgttCTGGTTGGCATGTGAGGAGTTCAAGAATATTCAAGACAAGCAGCTG CTTCATGGTAAGGCACGACAAATCTACAAAACCTTTCTCTGCAGTAAGGCCGCAACACAGGTAAATGTGGAGGGACAGTCTCGTATCAGTGAGAACATGTTGGCACAACCACATCCATTCATGTTTCAAAAACTGCAAGATCAG ATATTTACTCTTATGAAATATGACAGTTACAATCGTTTTCTGAAATCTGATCTATGCCAGCAAGTCAAGCGACTGGAAGAAAGTGGAAAGACTTCCCTAGATACTGATGAAACTGTCCCAAAAAGGGCATCCAGGATTTATAATCGATAA